The Dehalobacter sp. DCM sequence GCGGCAATTTGATTGGTCAGACCGGCTCCGATTTTAATGACGACTTCGCCATACCCTTCCACCGGGATGGGAACGGAGACTTCGCCAATTTTGCCGACAAGATCATTTATCGAAAAACCGGTGGAATTTTCACAGTTTTTCATTGGTTTAACATAGGCAAAGTAAACGATAATCGAGACGACAATAGCAACGGCCAGAGAAATAACAGCAACGGACAAGGGTTCCAAACGCGTATAGCGGCTCAGCATGATTCCGGAACCGCCCAAAACGGTAATCCCTCCGACTAAAACCATCGGCTGCAAGAAGTCCAGGTGGTCCATGGCGAGGACGTCGAAGACGCCATCAAGAAAATTACCCAAAATATCTCCGAAGATAATGGTTACAAGAGCAAATAGCACCCCTCCGATCAAACATACCCAGTAAAACTCAAGCATACTTACCCCTCCCTATGTATTTTACCAAATTTTAACTCAAAAGGAAGGGTCTTCTTTTAGAATACTATTCTTTAAGGCTGCCATTTCGATTTCGATGCTCGCTTGTT is a genomic window containing:
- a CDS encoding protease; amino-acid sequence: MLEFYWVCLIGGVLFALVTIIFGDILGNFLDGVFDVLAMDHLDFLQPMVLVGGITVLGGSGIMLSRYTRLEPLSVAVISLAVAIVVSIIVYFAYVKPMKNCENSTGFSINDLVGKIGEVSVPIPVEGYGEVVIKIGAGLTNQIAANMDHAEIPAGTKVVVGEVKDRILYVFPFE